A stretch of DNA from Candidatus Brocadia sp.:
TATGGCAATCAGTGGTAGACGGGCACGCAGAATGGATCGCAAATAGGATTCTTTCCTTCGATCTGACAAAGGAATCAGTTATTGCTGAAATAACTAAATCAAACGTTGATACAAGGGGAAAAGCCTTTCAGACCATCTTGAAGAATCGAACATTTCACGGAGGTATTTTAGCGGAAGGATCGGGTTTCTTAAAGTACGGAGAAAATGGAAAGGGTATAAAATCACGATGGTATCCTACAACTCTTGCCAAAAGATGCTTTAATCTGAAATACGTTGCTGACAGAATTTCATTTCACAAGGAAGACGGGTTGGGGGTTATTCGAAAATATTCAGAACGTCAGGACGTGATTTTTTTCATTGATCCACCTTACACCGCTGGAGGAAAGAGGGCAGGTAAACGGCTTTATCGTCATTTTACCCTTGATCATGAACAATTATTTACGCTTTGCAAATCAATCAAAGGCGATTTTTTGATGACCTATGACAATGCAGACGAGGTGAAATCTATGGCCAGAGACCATGGATTTCAAATGCGTCTCATTCCTATGAAGAACACTCATCATGCGACAATAGAGGAACTCGTTATTGGAAATGACCTATCATGGATGGATCGTCACCCTGCGGTACATGAACCCCTTACTGAATACAATGTCGTGTGCAACAAAAAGAAAGTCCCAACAAAGAGCTTCAGCGAACATGGTAAACCGCGCCGCTGAGCTTTATCGTCAAGAAATAGATATTACAATCCAAAAACCATTTAAAACACCAAAACTTTTTACACAAATCTATGCATAATATAAACGTCTACGAACCCAAGCTTTTTGTGGTTAAATGCCTTTGGTACGGCGCCAACAATCTTAAATCCGAGTTTTAACCATAACTGGATTGCAATAATATTTGTACTCACGACAAAATTAAATTGTATTGCAGAAAATCCAAGTCTTTTTGCCTGTTTTATGGAATGGCTTCCCAAAGACTTACCTACGCCCTGCCCACGGACATCCGGGTGCACCATATAAGCGGCATTTGCAACATGGGCGCCCAGACCAGGCTGATTATTCTTCAGTATATATGTCCCCAGAATTTTATTCTGCAATTCAGCAACATACGTATGAACTTGGGGTGACATCCAAAGGGCTCTGCAATCCTCTTTGCTTGCCTGTGGATCAAAGGCAAAGGTGTCTCCCCTTTTCACCACCTGATGAAAAATATCCCATATATCTTCAAAATCCGCATCCTTTGCCTTTCTTATTTTTATCATGGAAGCACTTCCGGATTTACACAGTTTGGGGGTTTCTGCCTGTTTAACACGGCGATGATATTCTCTGCGGCCATGAGAGACATTTTCGTTCTTGTTTCCACGGTAGCACTGCCAAGATGTGGTGCGAGGACGACATTATCCAGTTCTGCAAGTCCTGGCTTTAATTTCGGTTCTTCCTCATAGACATCCAACCCCACCCCTGCAATCTGCTTATTTTCCAAGGCATGTATCAAAGCTTCTTCATTAATTACGGCGCCCCGTCCGGTGTTAATAAGATAAGCCGTTCTCTTCATCATTGAGAATTCTTCTGTACCAATCAAGTGTCTGGTCTTTTCAGAAAGGGGGGTGTGGAGAGAAATGAAATCAGACTCTTTTAGTAATGTTTCTAAGTCTACCCTTTTAGCGCCAAGATTTTCTTCCAATACAGCGTTTCTGCTACTTTGTGTCATATAAAGAACCCGCATATTCCATCCCCGTGACCGCATGGCCATAGCCGTCCCGATCCTGCCGGCACCAATAATACCCAGGGTTTTTCCCATGAGATCACCCCCAAGCAGCATCATGGGCGCCCAACCGGTAAATTTACCTGCACGGGTAAGTCTATCACCCTCGATAATTCTCCGGGTTATGGAAAAAAGCAGTGCCCATGCCATATCGGCTGTACTGTCCGTCAATACACCAGGCGTATTAGTTACCACAATGCCCTTGGCAGTGGCGGCGTTGACATCGATATTGTCGTATCCCACGGCATAGTTGGCAACAACCTTTAGATTTTTTGCTTCATTTATCAACCGTGCATCGATCCTGTCTGAAAGCATGGTGAGTATGGCATCTCTGCCCTTTACCCGTTCCAGAAGTTCGTCATAGATCAATGGCCTGTCATACGGACTTACCTCCACTATTTGGCAAAACTTCTTGAGTAGAGCAATGCCTTCTTCTGGAATTTGCCGGGTAATAAATACATTCAATGACATCTACTGCCCCCCTTTAAACGTAAATCTTAGAAGTCTCATTTGACCACGCATCATTCACAATAATCCTTGTATAAAACCATATAGTCTACAATTATTTTTATCGCCTCCGGGCGTAAATCCTGTTTGAGTGCCCTGTTTTCCAGGACTCTTTCAGTAAGTTTCCACACCTCACACCAATCTTCAGTAAGAACTATTTGCGCCTTTGCAAGGGCTACAATAATTGAAACGGTAAAACTGTTTTCCATTACCTTGTGAGCTTCTTCAAGTAATGGTATGGCATGCTCCGGATGAAAATAATTGTCCATAACCATGAGATAGCCCAGGCAAAATGTTTCATCAGCGCTGAGAAAATCAGTGTCTAATTCCAGAATTGACACATGGTACAATAACCCCAGGTAGTACATGTACAACTCTGCATTATTCTTCCCCTCAAATCTCCACGAAAGGGCATTAATTACCGCCGCCTTAACATCTATGGGATTTTCCGGGGATGATAAAAATTCGGCAATTTCCAGGCCCATTACGCCTTCCAGATGCGCCCTTTGAACCATTTTTACATCCAGATACGCCTCATAAAATTTGGTTGAAGTAATCGGCGAATCTGCATGGCTAGTCGCTGAAGCTGAAAATGTACATAGCATTGTTAATATAAGGACTAACAAAAATTTCTTTTTCATTTTAAAATCTTTTTCTTTAGAAAGAGGAAAATGTGGTTTATTAGGTAAATGACAATATCATTGCCATTCCTGTGAAAGCATGAATCCGTGTTCCACGGTTGGTTCAATCTTGCAGATTGAGCCAGTTTATTTTGTGGAAGATTTACTCATGGCAGAGAAGAAACAATCTTCCTGAATTCATCCTCCGTAAAAATGCGATGGGTAACGGTGCGGACGAAGCTCAAAGAGCCGATTGCAAGGGCCATTTTGGCTACTGCTTCATCGTTCAGCGCTTCCAGAATGAATACGGTATCGTACTGACTACCGAGTATTGCATAAAACGCCTTCACCTCTCCCCCAAGATCACGCACGGTCTTTTTCGCCGCCTCAACCCGGGCTGGGCTTTCTTTGACCTTCTGTATCCCCTGCTGCGTAAAACCAAACTGCATCATATACGTAGCCATCTTCCTACCTCCTTTCATTTCTTTTTCAGATTGTAAAGGCGCGTCACGAATTAGTGGCGAACCCATAATACAAACAGATACAACGGCAAAGACTATAATGAAGTCCTTTGTGCCAATTATTTAAATAAAGTGTCCATCAATAATACGCTAATCTCAGCGTTGTCCGGTTAGAAATTTGCATGTCTTGTTTTATTGCACTCGAGATGTAATTCCCGCATGTTTTTAGCGGGACTCCAGGAGGTTCAGGGTTCACTGGATACCCGATAAAAACGTTCGGGTATGACAAAACCGTACATGCAAATTTCTAACCGGACAACGCTGCGCTAATCTGAAATTTCGTCAAGATTATATAACGATAGAAGGAACTCTGTTATCGTTTTTGAATCGCTTTGTATATTCTGGATTTATTGCTTTGCACATAATTTTTTCGAGAAGATGAAAAAACATCCATTTTTAAGCCGGCTGCTTCTTGAAGGTGATATTGAAAATACTGTCGCTGAGCCATTTTTTAAAGCCTGGATTATCCATAAACTGCCTGAACAACTCTGTACGATCGGATAATAATTCAATAATAACCTTTTCCAGGGCCTTATCATGCTCTATCCTTGCATTCTGCTCGTCTGACTGCTTAATTGCATTCTGGTAAGCCTTATCTGCAGAAACCTTTGCTGGTATCTCATCGCTGATTACCTTTCGTATTTTATCTGCATCCTTCCAATCAATGTTGCCAAACTGGTCATTAAAGGTCTTGATGATATTGCTCAAGTAATCCAACTCAGTCTCTGTTATACGCCCGGCTCCGCTTGCTGGGATTGGATCAATTTCCGCATCTTTATCGGGTAAAGAAATGGCCCGTGTAGCCTTTACTTCTACACGATAGCTATCCATGTCAATCGTTTCGAGGATTCCCTTCGAGAGGTCTTCTTCTTTTGGTGCAGGAAGCTTGGGTATTAAAAAGTTTAAGAATATGGATAATTTTTCCCATTCAGCATTTGTGTAAGGTAAAATGGAGGCGAGAAAACTGTAGGTACGGACAAATGCCTTTGCCTTACCTTTGAAATCCACCTGCCCGTCTTCATCAAGGTCAGATTTATATGCAGCCACACATGCATCGAGTATTGGGTCTAACTGATCACGATCAGCACCATTGAGATACCGTGAAACCAATTCCCCGACCTGATCATTTCCATAAACTTGATACCCATCCAGGTCTGCTTTTAAATCGTGCAGTTTGTTTGGATCAGTTTCTTCGCTGAGTATCGTAGTACGATAGTAATCGGCAAAGGCAGCTTGTATCGTATCGGCATCGTTCATAAAATCGAGCACAAATGTATCGTACTTTTGAGGATGTGCGCGGTTTAACCGTGACAGTGTCTGTACCGCCTTTATCCCGGAAAGTTGTTTATCCACATACATCGTATGCAGCAGAGGCTCATCATATCCCGTCTGGAATTTATCTGCTACGATGAGAAACCGGTAAGGGTCTTCCTGGAATCTCTCAGGTATCTTGTTACCCGGAAAGCCATTTAACGATGACTCGGTTACCTTCTTGCCTCCGTATTCGTGTTCTCCTGAGAATGCAACGATCGCCTTGTAAGGGCTCTTTCTTTCCCGCAAATAATCCACAAAGGCATGGTAATACTGGGCTGCCCGCTCAATACCGCTTGTTACAACCATAGCACGAGCCTGACCACTCATCTTGTGGTGTGATAACACGCAATCATGGAAGTGGTCAATCATAATCTCCGTTTTCTGACGAATGGCATGATCATGAGACTCTACATACCGGCGGAGTTTTTTCCTGGCCTTTTTTGTATCAAATTCCGGATCGTCCCCCACAATTTTCATCAGACGATAATAACTGTCTATCGGTGTATAACTCTTCAGTACATCGAGAATAAATCCTTCCTGAATCGCTTGTTTCATGGTATAGCTATGGAAAGGACGATGTTTAACGGTATCACCTTCACGATACGGTATACCAAAAATTTCCAGAGTTTTATTTTTCGGAGTTGCAGTAAAGGCAAAATAGCTCGCATTGGAGAGCATCTTCCGCGATTCCATGATACGGTTTATTTTATCTTCTACGGTCTCATCTCCATCTTGATCACCGCACTCTGTTGGTTGTGCTGACAACACCATGTGCATTTTCGTAGTCGTACGTCCACCCTGACTTGAATGCGCCTCGTCAATAATAATTGCAAACTTACTGCTGCGGTGTTCATCGCCAATTTCGTCCAGTACAAAGGGGAACTTCTGAACGGTTGTAATGATAACCTTTTTTCCAGATTTCAAAAAACGACGAAGGTCTCCTGAATGTTCAGCGTGACCTACGGTAGCCGATACCTGAGCAAACTGTTTGACGGTGTCTTTAATCTGTTTATCAAGGACACGGCGGTCTGTAACAACAATTACCGAATCAAAAATACCATGATCATCTTTTTTCAGTCCAATCAATTGGTGGGCAAGCCATGCAATGGAATTGCTCTTTCCACTCCCTGCTGAGTGCTGGATTAAATACCGTTTACCTATGCCATGTTTGCAGGCATCGGCAAGCAGTTTTTGTACGACATCCAGTTGATGGTATCTCGGGAAAATTTGCTTACGCTTTTTCCGTCCTTTGTCATCCTTTTCTTCAATAATCTGTGCATAATTTTCGATGATATTCGATAAACTATTTTTTGTAAGGATTTGTTTCCAGAGATAGTCTGTCTGCAAACCGTCCGGATTCTGAGGATTTCCGGCCCCGTCATTCCACCCCTTGTTGAAGGGCAGAAACCATGAGCTTTTGCCTTTCAGATGAGTGCACATGCGTACCTCATGATCATCTATAGCAAAATGCACCATACAGCGGCCGAACTGGAAAAGTAGTTCCCTCGGATCGCGGTCTCGCTTGTACTGCTGTACCGCATCTGCAACGGTCTGCATGGTAAGTTTGTTCTTTAGCTCAAACGTTGCAATGGGAAGGCCATTTATGAAAGTGGCTAAGTCAAGGGCCAGTGGTGTTTCATGCTTACTGTAATGGAGTTGGCGGGTAACGCTAAAGATATTGGCCTTGAAAAGCCCTTCAGCCTTGGTGTTTCCCGGTGTCGGAGTGCCATAGAACAATTCTATGGAAACATGACCGTGTTTGATGCCATTACGGAGAACGTCAATTACACCTCGTTTGGCAACCTCACCCTGGAGACGACCCAAAAACTGCTGCCGTCTTGGTCCGTCCACTTCAAGCCCAAGCGCCTCAATAGCTTTGGGCTGTGTGTCCTTCAGGAACGCAAGCAGTTTTACCAAATCAATGGCATGTTCTCTATCGTAGTCCTCGTTTGTTCCCCGCTGGTAACCGGACTCACTGACCAGCGATTCAACGATGATGGTTTCGAGACCTTTTTCGCTGGTATCAGTCGTTGGCATCCAGCACCTCCACAGTCTCTTCTATCTCTACTTTTTCCTGCAATTCCTCTGAAACATATGCATCCATATATTCTTCCAATCCTTCGATTTCTTCAACAGGAATTCCCCTGACATCTATCTTGCCCGTTACCACATCGGCAATGAGACGGATGCGATATTCGCATATAAGTTTGATCTGTCGTTCATTAATTTGGATTAATTTATCGATCTTTGCACAATCATTATTAATTTTGGAAACAATTTTTATCTGATCTGACAAGGATGGTAATGCTATTAAAATTCGACCATACCGAGTCGGATTCAAGTTTGATTGATTTAAACTTGGAATAGCTAACTGTCGAGCAATACTTAATATTTTGGGACTATTTAGTAAGTAGTTTAAAAACTCAGAATTATTGATGTTTTTAACACGGAAACGCACTAAATAAGACGCATATGTTACTTGAACTGTATTTACTTGTTTAAACAAACCAACCTTTCCAACTAATTCTGCACTATTGGTTCGATTATATAATAAGTCACCATCCTTCAAAAGAAGGTTATCCGACACCCAATCAACACCTCCAGTTTCTGGTATGTGCACTTGTCCATTATTTATATCACCCATTGTTAAAACGCGAATTTTTCCAGAATCAGAAATACTCTCAGAAATACCATAATCAATAGATTCAAACGCACGCCTTATTGGCATTACTGTCCAATGCTCTGGAATATCCCCAATCCAATCTACACCAGACGGTTTAAGTCGGACGTTTGGATCAATTCCTCGCGTCACCGCATGGTTAATAATAGCTTGCTTTTGTTCATTGAGGAGTTTAATTAGCTGCCGTTTGTTGTAAATAAAGCGATTTATTTCATGTTCTTTTTTGTTAAGATAGTTCGCTATTTGGCGCTGTTCCTCAATAGGCGGCAAAAAAATCTGAATACGCTTGAAATCGCTATAACGCATGTCCCATTGATTTACACGAACACCAGAGGAAATTTGATTATAAAACCAAACATAAATCCTTGATCGCAGTAAGTAATGTATATAGTGAGGATAAACATCACTAATTATTTCACAAACAATATAAGCAGGACTCACTATGCCTAAATGATTAGAGACACCAAGAGACCCTTGCCAGGTCTTCATCTTATTCAGAACAAGGTTTCCTGGCTTTACAACTTTATAAGTCGAAAGGTCTGATCCTTCGGGATTATAATTATCATCACGAGAATCTTTTCTAATGACTCCATAATCTCTATATACTGAAAGCAGAGGCAAATCTGGTCTTCCTCTAATATTTTTAAGGTATGTGATTGCTTGAATTGGTTTTTGTATCCAATGCATAGGAACCTTCCCAAGCCAAGGAATACCAGAATCTTTATATTCAGGATAAGGCTTCAGTTTTTGACTCATCTGTTTTCTGCAATTATACATAGCGTCATTAATCAAATACGAATCCCCGTTTTCACGGGGACAAGCATGTCATTCCCGTGAAAACGGGAATCCAGAAAAACACTGGATTCCGGGTCAGGCTCGGAATGACAGACAGCTGCATACTTATGCCGTTGTGTATATTTCAAATTGGTTTTTATAGAGAATTAAATGGTATTTTTATCCCCGATTGGGCTTTTCATTAAAACACCTTGTTACCTTGCCAAATTTGTGTATTTCAGCAATTCCTGAAATTCTTCTATCGTATCTTTCTCATACCTTGATTGTTTCATTAGCAGTGACTCTTGGCAGCTTGTCTGTCATACTGATACTTCCATCATAGTCAAACTCACAGATTCAGGTTGTGGAATATCTTCGCCGCATTCAATTTTGTCTTCTACGTGAAGCCTTATAGCATCTTTTATATTTTCCAATACCTCTTCATAGGTATCTCCCTGTGTATAGCAACCCTGGAGTTCAGGGCAAAAGGCAAAATCCGAAGCACAAAATTGCGGGGCAACCCTGTCAGGGTTTAAAACCCTGACAGGGTTAGTTTCATACCTATTTTGATAAAAAAGTCAAAATATCTTTTATAAGCGCCTGTAGTTTGTTTAATCCATTATATCTTCCAGCAATCCCTCTGTCTCCCGTTCAAGGGCAAGGATATCTGCCTTGATCTCATCAAGCGTTCGCAACGGTTCTGGCTTGTAAAAATATCGGGTGAATGAGATTTCGTAACCGATCTGGATCTTTGACTCGTCAATCCATGCATCCGGCACATAGGTAAGGACTTCACGTTTAAAAAACGTCTCAATGCCACCCCCTTCGAGTAATGGTATCTGCTCCGTATCGCGCAGTTCTGAGTCTGGCTCATATTCCACCACGCACTTCTTACCGTTAATCTCTCTTTCATACCTGCCATACAGGGGATTGGCATTAATCTTACCTGGTTTGTGGATTTTGCTGATGACCGGCAGAGCCGTTTCGTCTTTCAGCCCAAGTTTGGCCTGTAAAAATTTGATACGCTGAGACGTCAATTTCACGCTGTTTTCCTTCACGCCAGTTTCTACAGCCGTCAGAAATGCATTAAAATCCAAATGAGGACCGGGGCCAAGTTTCTTTGCAACGTTATCAATTATACCAATAAGCGCTTCCTCTTTTTCTTCCCTGCATACCTGACGGAAACGGCCCAAAGATTTTTCAGACAGCTCAATACGAAGGCGCAGAGGGCGTTCAACGGTGATCTTCCAGTACCCAAAGGCTTCATTGGGAAAGCGTTTTGATTGTTCATTTTCTTCAAATGAAAGAACGGTATCGCAAATCTTCTTGATGTGTTCCTCCAAAAATTCGCAGTTCTTTTTGCCGAGGTTTTTGCGCAAAGGTGCATACCATTTTGTGGCATCGATAAGTTGAACCTTACCCTTGCGATGTTCCGGCTTGCGATTGGTCAATACCCATATATACGTCGCTATACCTGTGTTATAGAACATGTTCTCCGGCAAGGCGATAATGGCCTCAAGCCTGTCATTTTCAACAATCCACCGGCATATATTACTCTCCCCCTGACCTGCATCACCCGTAAAAAGGGAAGAACCATTATGCACCTCGGCAATCCGGCTGCCCAGCCGGGTGTTGTGCTTCATCTTACTTAGTTTATCCACCAGGAACAGGAGCTGTCCGTCGCTGGAACGAGGGATCATCTTGAATTCCGGGTCTCCGGCATGCTCAACAATAAACCGGGGATCTTTAATATCCCCTTTCCCACCCATACGCTCAAGGTCTGTCTTCCAACTTTTTCCATACGGGGGATTGGAGAGCATGAAATCAAACTCATGTGAAGGAAAGGCATCGTTTGATAGTGTCGAACCGTATTTTATATTTTCCACTGCCTCGCCTTCTCCCTTCAGCAGGAGATCCGCCTTGGCAATTGCGTAGGTTTCAGGATTGATTTCCTGTCCAAACAGGTGGATAGCAACATCCTTTCCATGTGCCTTTGCCAGTTCAGAAAGTGTTTCCTCTGCAACGGTCAGCATGCCACCCGTTCCACAGGCGCCGTCATATACCAGATATGTGCCGGATTCAATCTGATTGGCTACAGGCAGGAAGATAAGATTGGCCATTAACTTTACCACATCACGCGGTGTGAAATGTTCACCCGCCTCTTCGTTATTCTCTTCATTAAACCGGCGAATGAGTTCCTCAAAAATAGTACCTATCGCATGATTATCAAGGGCTGGCAACTTAACGTTTCCATCCGAATCATAAATGGGATTTGAGCTAAGATTGAGGTAGAATCGAGAAATTTCTCAATAACATGCCCAAGAATATCGGCATCAACCATTGTAGGTATCTGATTCCGGAATTTAAACTTATCCAGAATTTCCTGCACGTTTGGCGAAAAACCATCGAGATATGCCTCAAAATCGGCCTTCAATTGCTGCTGTTTTGCCCGGTTTCGTAAGTCGCGAAGGGTAAATGGTGATGTATTATAGAAAGCCAGATCGAACGATGCCTTGCAAAGAGATAAAAGAGCTGTATGTTGATTAGAAATGCCTGCATCATCAAGCTGTTTCTTCATCTTGAGAACGGCTTCCTTTGTTGGTTCAAGAACGGCGTCAAGCCGTCGAATAACGGTCATCGGGAGAATTACATCCCGATATTTTCCGCGAACATAAACATCCCGAAGCACATCATCCGCAATTCCCCAAATAAAATTGACGATTGCCGTATGCTGGTTATGATTCATATCCCGCCCTTATGTATAGAACGTATTTGTATCGATTTTTCACTTAGCATCCACCACGGATGGTAGTCGCATGAACACATTATTTCTACTTACATCAACACCAAAGAAACGCGATAGCATATGAATATCAATCCTTATTCTTTTTTTTAAAGCCCAAAGGGCTTTTCTATGGTAGCCCAGGGTAAATTTTTACCCTGGGCTAATGAGAAAACAAAAAAAATTAACCCTGAAAGGGTGACATAAAGACACATTAATCCCATATGTACCGTTCATCATATTGGATATGGTATTTATTCAAAAACATCAGAAATTCTTCCTGGAATGTTTTATTTTTATGATGTTCCTTTTGATTTCTAATGTACTGCATTGTCGATTCCTTCATTGAATGTCCAATTGAAAATGCCCCATAACCATTTTGCCAATAAAACCTCCCATATTCTGAATCTTTTGTTTTTATCCATTTAGACGAACTCTTTTTGACTTCCTCAATTACTTTGCTCAAAGGAATCTTCTTCGATAATGAACAAAGGGTGTGGATATGGTTTTCTGTACCACCGATTATGATTGCATGGGAATCATATGATTTGAAAACCTCTGCCATATAGGAATGTAATTGTCCTTCGATATCTTGCTTGATTAATAATACTCTATCTTTGGTGCTGAATATAATATGAATTAGGAGATTTGTTAGTGACTGAGACATTTTTTATTACGCTCTTACAGAGCTAAAGATGGTGCTTACCTGTATACCCAGGGCGGTTGCCCTGGGCTTTCGTATATAAGCCCTTTGGTCTTTGTCTGAAAAAGATCAATTATAGTTATTATGCCCATAAAAATACCTTACATGAAAAGGCAAAGGACTTAAGTTATCCATCTTATATCTTAAACGATTTTTATTGTCAAGGAGTATAATGCTTTATAAAATTAGCCATAAATGAACATGAATTTACACGAAATTTATAAAAAACAAAAAGGGAAAACTAACCATAGATGGATACGGAGGCACACTGAGATTTCAGCTACGCGTAATGTTGGGAAGTTGTGATGTTGTGAAGTTCCGGTATTCAGCTACCAAATTTCCCAACTTCCCAGCTTCTCACCTTCTTGCCTTTTTTGCGCTCTTTGCGTCTTTGCGGTAAATTTCCAGAAAATATTTATGACAACCTTTAAAACCTTATTTGGAATAGAACCGTCAGTAATTCAAAAGACCTGCGTAGTTGTTCCCTATCTAATGCCGGATATTCTCAAGGCACTTGGGATTAAAGGGTTGAAAAAGGGGAAGCTCTATGCAACGGCAAATACCGATGTGTTTACCTTTATGAAAGCGGGTATCGGCACCTTGCTTGTCGGTGACGCTGTCTTATATCTGGAAGAAACAAGCTGCCAAAAAATCATTTATTTCGGCTCCTGCGGCCTGGTGCAGGAAACAGACCAGTTAACCATCGGCAGTCTTGTTTGTCCGAAGGCGTGTTTGTCTTTCGAAAGTTTTACGGATACCCTGTTACGACACACGAATAAAATTATCACCCAATATCCTGATCCAACGTTATTTCAATCTTTTTTGAGTACCGATTTGAGCCCAAAAATCCAGCCAGTCATAGGGATGAGCATGGGGTCATTGAAGTGTGAGGAATCCTACAAGGAATTTTTTGATGAAGAGGGTATTAAGGTAATCGATATGGAATG
This window harbors:
- the tnpA gene encoding IS200/IS605 family transposase yields the protein MSQSLTNLLIHIIFSTKDRVLLIKQDIEGQLHSYMAEVFKSYDSHAIIIGGTENHIHTLCSLSKKIPLSKVIEEVKKSSSKWIKTKDSEYGRFYWQNGYGAFSIGHSMKESTMQYIRNQKEHHKNKTFQEEFLMFLNKYHIQYDERYIWD
- a CDS encoding DNA adenine methylase, translating into MKLPRQRSLFPELCEDLSSPKPVNVASIPQRSPFRYPGGKTWFVPTFRDWAANHYPKPEILIEPFAGGGIISLTALFENLVSRVVMAEIDEEIAAVWQSVVDGHAEWIANRILSFDLTKESVIAEITKSNVDTRGKAFQTILKNRTFHGGILAEGSGFLKYGENGKGIKSRWYPTTLAKRCFNLKYVADRISFHKEDGLGVIRKYSERQDVIFFIDPPYTAGGKRAGKRLYRHFTLDHEQLFTLCKSIKGDFLMTYDNADEVKSMARDHGFQMRLIPMKNTHHATIEELVIGNDLSWMDRHPAVHEPLTEYNVVCNKKKVPTKSFSEHGKPRR
- a CDS encoding GNAT family N-acetyltransferase, whose translation is MIKIRKAKDADFEDIWDIFHQVVKRGDTFAFDPQASKEDCRALWMSPQVHTYVAELQNKILGTYILKNNQPGLGAHVANAAYMVHPDVRGQGVGKSLGSHSIKQAKRLGFSAIQFNFVVSTNIIAIQLWLKLGFKIVGAVPKAFNHKKLGFVDVYIMHRFV
- a CDS encoding type I restriction endonuclease subunit R, with protein sequence MPTTDTSEKGLETIIVESLVSESGYQRGTNEDYDREHAIDLVKLLAFLKDTQPKAIEALGLEVDGPRRQQFLGRLQGEVAKRGVIDVLRNGIKHGHVSIELFYGTPTPGNTKAEGLFKANIFSVTRQLHYSKHETPLALDLATFINGLPIATFELKNKLTMQTVADAVQQYKRDRDPRELLFQFGRCMVHFAIDDHEVRMCTHLKGKSSWFLPFNKGWNDGAGNPQNPDGLQTDYLWKQILTKNSLSNIIENYAQIIEEKDDKGRKKRKQIFPRYHQLDVVQKLLADACKHGIGKRYLIQHSAGSGKSNSIAWLAHQLIGLKKDDHGIFDSVIVVTDRRVLDKQIKDTVKQFAQVSATVGHAEHSGDLRRFLKSGKKVIITTVQKFPFVLDEIGDEHRSSKFAIIIDEAHSSQGGRTTTKMHMVLSAQPTECGDQDGDETVEDKINRIMESRKMLSNASYFAFTATPKNKTLEIFGIPYREGDTVKHRPFHSYTMKQAIQEGFILDVLKSYTPIDSYYRLMKIVGDDPEFDTKKARKKLRRYVESHDHAIRQKTEIMIDHFHDCVLSHHKMSGQARAMVVTSGIERAAQYYHAFVDYLRERKSPYKAIVAFSGEHEYGGKKVTESSLNGFPGNKIPERFQEDPYRFLIVADKFQTGYDEPLLHTMYVDKQLSGIKAVQTLSRLNRAHPQKYDTFVLDFMNDADTIQAAFADYYRTTILSEETDPNKLHDLKADLDGYQVYGNDQVGELVSRYLNGADRDQLDPILDACVAAYKSDLDEDGQVDFKGKAKAFVRTYSFLASILPYTNAEWEKLSIFLNFLIPKLPAPKEEDLSKGILETIDMDSYRVEVKATRAISLPDKDAEIDPIPASGAGRITETELDYLSNIIKTFNDQFGNIDWKDADKIRKVISDEIPAKVSADKAYQNAIKQSDEQNARIEHDKALEKVIIELLSDRTELFRQFMDNPGFKKWLSDSIFNITFKKQPA
- a CDS encoding D-glycerate dehydrogenase, with the translated sequence MSLNVFITRQIPEEGIALLKKFCQIVEVSPYDRPLIYDELLERVKGRDAILTMLSDRIDARLINEAKNLKVVANYAVGYDNIDVNAATAKGIVVTNTPGVLTDSTADMAWALLFSITRRIIEGDRLTRAGKFTGWAPMMLLGGDLMGKTLGIIGAGRIGTAMAMRSRGWNMRVLYMTQSSRNAVLEENLGAKRVDLETLLKESDFISLHTPLSEKTRHLIGTEEFSMMKRTAYLINTGRGAVINEEALIHALENKQIAGVGLDVYEEEPKLKPGLAELDNVVLAPHLGSATVETRTKMSLMAAENIIAVLNRQKPPNCVNPEVLP
- a CDS encoding GYD domain-containing protein — translated: MGSPLIRDAPLQSEKEMKGGRKMATYMMQFGFTQQGIQKVKESPARVEAAKKTVRDLGGEVKAFYAILGSQYDTVFILEALNDEAVAKMALAIGSLSFVRTVTHRIFTEDEFRKIVSSLP